One window of the Oncorhynchus keta strain PuntledgeMale-10-30-2019 chromosome 31, Oket_V2, whole genome shotgun sequence genome contains the following:
- the LOC118364605 gene encoding IgGFc-binding protein-like, translating into MPTQTGELHGPPWCQLHHLRLHEGGYEVASDQTSAQWFRVVVDVCSNGAYPNTVYVFFKYVTVNSQHNTWVSQNVSLPSTPARQLSVSIANRTVVIERDSGVRVTYSISQELFVTVDNHLAGKVCGACGNYHGIVKDAMTTSNGKSSTDVTVIVGYWWVGDFSSCGL; encoded by the exons ATGCCAACTCAAACAGGGGAACTGCATGGTCCACCCTGGTGCCAACTTCACCACCTTCGATTGCATGAAGGGGGTTATGAGGTAGCCTCTGACCAGACCTCTGCCCAGTGGTTCAGGGTGGTGGTGGATGTCTGCAGTAACGGAGCCTATCCCAATACAGTCTACGTCTTCTTCAAGTATGTCACTGTCAACAGCCAGCACAACACCTGG GTGAGTCAGAATGTGTCCCTTCCCAGCACTCCAGCCAGACAGCTGTCTGTCAGCATCGCCAACAGGACAGTGGTCATCGAGAGGGATTCTGGTGTGCGTGTCACCTACTCCATCTCCCAGGAGCTATTCGTTACTGTCGACAACCACCTGGCTGGCAAGGTGTGCGGAGCCTGCGGCAACTACCATGGTATTGTCAAGGATGCCATGACAACATCCAACGGGAAATCCTCCACAGATGTGACTGTGATCGTTGGCTACTGGTGGGTTGGGGACTTCTCTAGCTG TGGCCTGTAA